The segment TCCCGGAACTGGGCCGGCTGGGCCTGCTCGGGATGCATCTGAAGGGCTACGGCTGCGCGGGCCGATCCGCCGTCGACTACGGACTTGCCGGCGCGGAACTGGAAGCCGGCGACTCCGGGCTGCGCACCTTCGTTTCCGTGCAGGGCTCTCTCGCGATGAACGCCATCTACAAGCATGGCTCGGAAGAGCAGAAGCAGGAGTGGCTGCCGGCGATGGCCAAGGGCGAGGCGATCGGTTGCTTCGGCCTGACCGAGCCCACTGCCGGCTCGGATCCGGGCGGCATGAAGACTTTCGCCCGCCGCGACGGCAGCGACTGGGTCCTCAACGGTTCCAAGCGCTGGATCGGTCTGGCGTCCGTGGCCAAAGTCGCCATCATCTGGGCCCAGGCCGACGGCGGCATCCGGGGCTTCCTGGTCCCGACAGAAACCCCGGGATTCACGGCCACCCCGATCGAACCAAAACTCTCCATGCGTGCCTCCATCCAGTGCGATATCGAACTGACCGAGGTGCGGCTGCCCGAGTCCGCGGTGCTGCCGAACGTCGTCGGACTCAAAGGCCCGTTCTCCTGCCTGAACGAGGCCCGTTACGGGATCATCTGGGGCGCCATGGGCGCCGCCCGCGACGCGTTCGAAGCGGCTCTGGACTACTCCAAGGAACGCCTGCAGTTCGACAAACCCCTGGCGGGCTACCAGCTGACGCAACAGAAGCTCGTGGACATGGCCCTTGAGATCAACAAGGGATTCCTCCTCGCCCTGCATCTGGGTCGCAAAAAGGACGCCGGCACACTATCGCTGGACCAGATCTCCTTCGGCAAACTGAACAACTGCCGCGAAGCCATCAAAATCGCCCGCGAAGCCCGCACGATCCTGGGCGGCAACGGCATCACGCTGGACTACTCACCTCTGCGTCACGCCAACAACCTCGAATCAGTACGCACCTATGAAGGGACCGACGAAGTCCACACCCTCATCCTGGGCAACAAACTCACCGGCGTCCCCGCGTTCCGGTAGAAGACGCGCCCGACGGCGGACCGGGCACCTTATCGAGCGCAATTCAGTTCGCCAGGACTTCGATGGAGATGGGGTCCAGTGCCTCGCCGGCCGCGTAGACGTCGCCGAAGATCTCTCCACCCTCGGTGGAGAGTGTCGCCGACACGTTGTGCCAAGCCAGACGACCGTTCTCATGCGTTGGCTGTCCGAGGACCAGGTTGGCCAGGACAATCCGGGCCGCACGCCCGGGCCACCGGACAGTGCTAAGAACCGCACCCTCCGGAGTGATCTGAATCCAAGGATCGGTCACCGTGGCCACGCGCATGCCGTGGTGGCCCGTGAATTCCACTGTGCCCTCGAATCGGAGCATTCCCAGCCCGGTGGAGATGTCATAAGCGGACGCCGTGGCAGGGAAACCAAAAGACTCAACATCCAGTGGCACCACGCTTCCATTGACGGTAAATTGACCGTCCGCGGGCCCGGCAACGTATTCACGCAGACTCTTCTTGATGCCCCAGCGGAGGATCCCGCCGTCAGTACGTTTGTCGTCACTCAATGGTGTAGCCTCTCCAGTCCAGGCGGAACTCCCCACGGGAGTCGACTGCCGCTTTGATCTAACTATTGCTCTGTCGGGTAGGCCACGCAGAGCCACACTAGCTGATCCACCGACGCGGCTTCGCCAATGTTTTGCACATGCTCCACCAAATCGCTCAGCCTTTCGGCGTCGATGGGCATTTCGGCATTCATGGCTGCCAGAAGCCCTGCCTCCTGGGCGAAGGACGGACGCCAGTCCCGCTCCCCCAGCGCCAGCGTATTCTCAAATTCGCTGCCATCCAGAAGCCGGACTGTGATGCGGGACTGCAACATCCGCAAATCGTCAGCGGCAACCACCTTGCTAAGGCACACCAAGCGACGCACACCCGGATCGTCATAGCTTTCCATGGCTGCCAGCGTGATATCGGTCCCCAAGAGTCCAAGCGCCACACAAAACGGGGTGCTCATCAGGGTGTTCACCCGGTTCCGGAAAGGCCCATATCCCGCGATTCCCGGGTGGTTAGCCTCATACGGGTTCATTTCGATCCGGATGGATTGCACCTGCGAGATGTCACCGATCCGCTCGGCGAGGATCTTGGCGTTCCTGACCGGCACTTGGTTTCCGGCACACACGGGGAGTGGTTTGAGGTTCACGTTGAGAATTTCATACGTCTGCCCCAGCTCTGCAGCGGCCCGGAACGGCTCGGTGCGATCTCCCGCATAGGCCTGAAGATAGCCTGCCACGCCCTCGAATGCCGTGCTGGCCGCTGTCACACCTTCCTCCGCCATGATGGCAGCGAGGATGCCGTTCTTTGCGGCCTGCCCGTTATTGAAGTGGAACTCCGGGCTGCCCGCGCCGAAAGGCTCGCTCGTTCCACAGGCAAAGCCCGCAGCGATTCCCAGTGCGTGAGCGGTGTCCGCCTCGTTGAGGCCCATAAGTTTAGCCGCGGCTGCGGCCGCGCCGATCACACCGAAAACGCCGGTTGCCCGGATTCCGCGGGGCGTGGTCAACGCCGTGTACTCACGGCTGAGGCCACCAGCAATCTCATAACCGGCAACCATGGCAGCGAGCAGATCAGCGCCGTTTGCTCCACGTTCCTCAGCCACGGCGAGCGCGGCGGAGATGACTGCGGTTCCAAGGTGGGCGGTATGGTGCGTGTCGTCCTGGACCCGGGCGTGGAAGAGGGCGCCATTGGCGAAGGCAGCGTTCATGGCCGAGGTGCGCTCTCCCCCGTGCAGCATCGTTGCCGTCGGCCGCGCCTGCTCTCTGGCGGCGATGTGGGCGGCCTGGCCAACGCACGCGATACCGTGCGCCGCCAGCCCCATCCCCAGTTGATGGAGCAGACAAATCCGTGCCTTTTCCGTCACCGCAGGGGGCAGATCGGCAAACACAAGCCCAGCCACGAATCGTGCGAACCGCTCACTCAGCGTCGCATCCGCTTGCGCCCCCTTCGCTGCGGGCAATTCAGCCGTCACCATTTGTCCACGCGCTAGTTCGCCGCAGCAGCATCAATAGCGTCGAAAATGGGCTTGTTACCTCCATGGGAGGTAAATCCGCCGTCGATCGGGATCTCGCTGCCGCTAATGAAGCTGGAGTCCGCTGACAGCAGGAACAAGACAAGATCCGCCACTTCATCCACGCGCCCTCCCCGGCCTGCCGGGGTCAAAGCGAGTTGAGTGTTGAGAAATGCGGCGGGCATGTCGGCGTTGATCGGCGTCTTGATGTACCCCGGGTGAATCATGTTTACCCTGATTCCCTGATGGGCCAGCTCAACCGCGGCGGTCTTCGACAGGCCACGGAGAGCCCACTTCGCCGCGCTGTATGCCACATTGTGGTATGCGATCAGGCTCGCAATCGAGCCGACATTCACAATCGAACCGCCCTGGTTCATGATGGGACTCAGGGTCTGGATTCCGAGCATAGCTCCAGTCACGTTGACGGCGAAGGAATTGTTCCACGCCTCGAGGGTGACATTGGCCAGGCGCCCAGGAACAGAGATTCCAGCGTTATTGACGAGCCCGTCCAACCCGCGGCCGGCGGCCACGAGGGTCTCGCGCAAGCTGGCCCAATCCGACGCGGAGGTGACATCCAGATGCTGGTAGCTTGCGTGTCCGCCACCGGCTGAGATTTCTTCGGCCAAAGCCTGGCCCACTGCGTCCGTCACGTCGGCAATAATGACTGTGGCACCTTCTGACGCCAGAGCGCGTGCCTCTGCGGCGCCCTGCCCCCGCGAAGCGCCGGTGACGACCACCGTCTTACCAATGAAGCGTGTTTTTTCTGTCATGAGATTCTTCCCATCGTTGGTTTGTGAAAAGTCAATTTCCGGTAAGTGAAATCCGCAGAGAGGTGACCTCGCGGACGAAGGGACCCTCATGCTGCTGCCAGGGTTCGATCAAGCGCGCTTTCGGGAATCGCTCCATGACGGCGGTGAGCAGTGTGTGCATTTCAAGCCGTGCCAGATTCTGGCCGATGCAGGAATACTGCCCTTGACCGAACAAAAGAGGACCCGGAACCATAGGGCGCGTCATGTCGAACTCGGACGGGTTGTCGAATACCGTCGGATCGTTTTGTGCGGCCTCAACGTGGATGAAAATGAGGTCATCCTTGGGCACGGTCGTACCGAGTACGTCCATGGTTTCGGGAACATAGCGCATATGCGTTCGGAAGCGGGGGTAGACCCGGAGCGTCTCCTCCACCGCGTTCGGCATGAGACTGGGCTCGGCCAGGAGCTGCTGCCACCGCCCCTCGTCTTCGAGCAACATTCCCATCATGATCGCGCTCTGGTGAACAGTGTTGTCAACGCTCGCCTCTAGCAGACCCACCCCCGTGTCATAAAGTTCCTGCGTACTGAGGTTGCCTGCCATTTCCTCCTCGATGAGAGCGGATGTGAAATCATCGTCGAGGTTCTTGCGCCGGGTCTCGATGTGTTCTTCGACAAGGGAAAACACCTCATAGTGCGCATCAATGACTTCCTGCTTGCGGCTCGAATCCACGGTGAGGAGCGGGCCAAGCAGGCTGTCGGAAAGCCGCCCGATTGTCGGGGCCAGCTCACGGGGAATCGACACCATATGGCAATACACTTCCGGAGGGAGACGCCAGGAGACTTCTTTAAGGAAATCGACGTCATCGGGATTCTGCACCTCGTCGAGCAGGGTGTTGACGATGTCGCGC is part of the Arthrobacter methylotrophus genome and harbors:
- a CDS encoding SDR family NAD(P)-dependent oxidoreductase codes for the protein MTEKTRFIGKTVVVTGASRGQGAAEARALASEGATVIIADVTDAVGQALAEEISAGGGHASYQHLDVTSASDWASLRETLVAAGRGLDGLVNNAGISVPGRLANVTLEAWNNSFAVNVTGAMLGIQTLSPIMNQGGSIVNVGSIASLIAYHNVAYSAAKWALRGLSKTAAVELAHQGIRVNMIHPGYIKTPINADMPAAFLNTQLALTPAGRGGRVDEVADLVLFLLSADSSFISGSEIPIDGGFTSHGGNKPIFDAIDAAAAN
- a CDS encoding acyl-CoA dehydrogenase family protein, whose product is MSDISDLIDFDSLLSADERALRDSVRSFVDSEIKPNIAQWYEKAVFPLEIVPELGRLGLLGMHLKGYGCAGRSAVDYGLAGAELEAGDSGLRTFVSVQGSLAMNAIYKHGSEEQKQEWLPAMAKGEAIGCFGLTEPTAGSDPGGMKTFARRDGSDWVLNGSKRWIGLASVAKVAIIWAQADGGIRGFLVPTETPGFTATPIEPKLSMRASIQCDIELTEVRLPESAVLPNVVGLKGPFSCLNEARYGIIWGAMGAARDAFEAALDYSKERLQFDKPLAGYQLTQQKLVDMALEINKGFLLALHLGRKKDAGTLSLDQISFGKLNNCREAIKIAREARTILGGNGITLDYSPLRHANNLESVRTYEGTDEVHTLILGNKLTGVPAFR
- a CDS encoding HtaA domain-containing protein, coding for MSDDKRTDGGILRWGIKKSLREYVAGPADGQFTVNGSVVPLDVESFGFPATASAYDISTGLGMLRFEGTVEFTGHHGMRVATVTDPWIQITPEGAVLSTVRWPGRAARIVLANLVLGQPTHENGRLAWHNVSATLSTEGGEIFGDVYAAGEALDPISIEVLAN
- a CDS encoding cytochrome P450; translated protein: MVAVKELTVSPGAIASLEEQLEAAASARIVKSPRGYEIFHYEDSLQVLRSPDIRRAKLFLYRADNIGLTEGYARDFMERMLNTQEGEQRKHLRTPMARLLSPRKTKTLTEAVRDIVNTLLDEVQNPDDVDFLKEVSWRLPPEVYCHMVSIPRELAPTIGRLSDSLLGPLLTVDSSRKQEVIDAHYEVFSLVEEHIETRRKNLDDDFTSALIEEEMAGNLSTQELYDTGVGLLEASVDNTVHQSAIMMGMLLEDEGRWQQLLAEPSLMPNAVEETLRVYPRFRTHMRYVPETMDVLGTTVPKDDLIFIHVEAAQNDPTVFDNPSEFDMTRPMVPGPLLFGQGQYSCIGQNLARLEMHTLLTAVMERFPKARLIEPWQQHEGPFVREVTSLRISLTGN
- a CDS encoding MmgE/PrpD family protein — encoded protein: MVTAELPAAKGAQADATLSERFARFVAGLVFADLPPAVTEKARICLLHQLGMGLAAHGIACVGQAAHIAAREQARPTATMLHGGERTSAMNAAFANGALFHARVQDDTHHTAHLGTAVISAALAVAEERGANGADLLAAMVAGYEIAGGLSREYTALTTPRGIRATGVFGVIGAAAAAAKLMGLNEADTAHALGIAAGFACGTSEPFGAGSPEFHFNNGQAAKNGILAAIMAEEGVTAASTAFEGVAGYLQAYAGDRTEPFRAAAELGQTYEILNVNLKPLPVCAGNQVPVRNAKILAERIGDISQVQSIRIEMNPYEANHPGIAGYGPFRNRVNTLMSTPFCVALGLLGTDITLAAMESYDDPGVRRLVCLSKVVAADDLRMLQSRITVRLLDGSEFENTLALGERDWRPSFAQEAGLLAAMNAEMPIDAERLSDLVEHVQNIGEAASVDQLVWLCVAYPTEQ